A genomic stretch from Flavobacterium humidisoli includes:
- a CDS encoding MATE family efflux transporter: MKKNELLEGPILSSLLKLAVPIMIANLLQAAYQLVDAFWVGRLGGDAVAAVSISTPVIFLTIALGTGLAIAGSILIAQYFGAGNQKMVNHVAAQTLSMVIIVSVFLSIIGYILSPYFLYLLKVEPAVYVDALGFMRVAFVGLVFSFGFMIFQSIMRGVGRVTLPVYIVLGTVILNFALDPLFIYGWKFIPALGVKGAALATLFTQLLAIIIGFAILFRGKHGIHLRIADFKPDYKHIKRAFEIGFPSSIEQSMRALGMMAITFLIVRFGTLTVASYGAGSNLIQLILIPALGLSMAIATLVGQNIGAGNIDRAAEISKLGAYLGFGLLTGLGIIAFIFAPYLIAFFVPNDQAVIEGGTELLRITCLSWGFLGLQLCLTGVFRAVGNTKLPMILTLVSQWVIQFPLAFILSHNTSLGKIGIWWAFPIASVVTALITVIIYAKGDWKKERLTGKTNKLIDKVESEIVKEGFDISK, encoded by the coding sequence ATGAAAAAAAACGAATTATTAGAAGGGCCAATCCTTTCTTCATTATTAAAATTAGCAGTTCCAATTATGATTGCTAATCTTTTGCAAGCCGCATATCAGTTGGTAGATGCTTTTTGGGTTGGGCGTTTGGGCGGAGATGCCGTTGCCGCGGTCTCGATAAGCACACCTGTAATATTTTTAACCATTGCTTTAGGAACTGGACTGGCTATTGCTGGTTCTATTTTAATTGCACAATATTTTGGAGCAGGAAATCAGAAAATGGTCAATCACGTGGCGGCACAGACTTTGTCGATGGTTATTATTGTTTCTGTTTTCTTGTCTATTATAGGTTATATTTTAAGTCCGTACTTTTTGTATCTGCTAAAGGTAGAGCCTGCAGTTTATGTTGATGCGTTAGGCTTTATGCGTGTGGCATTTGTGGGACTGGTTTTTAGCTTCGGATTTATGATTTTCCAATCGATTATGCGTGGAGTTGGGCGTGTAACGCTTCCAGTTTATATTGTTTTAGGAACTGTTATCTTGAATTTTGCCCTAGATCCGCTGTTTATTTACGGATGGAAATTTATTCCAGCTTTAGGTGTTAAAGGTGCGGCTTTGGCAACTTTATTCACACAGCTTCTGGCGATTATCATCGGATTTGCAATTTTGTTTAGAGGTAAACATGGAATTCATCTTCGCATTGCCGATTTTAAGCCTGATTATAAACATATTAAAAGGGCTTTTGAAATTGGATTTCCATCTTCAATCGAGCAGTCAATGCGTGCGTTGGGAATGATGGCAATTACATTTTTGATTGTTCGTTTTGGTACCTTGACGGTTGCTTCTTATGGTGCGGGTTCCAATTTGATTCAGCTCATTTTAATTCCAGCTTTGGGTTTATCAATGGCGATTGCAACTCTTGTTGGGCAAAATATTGGAGCTGGAAATATTGATCGTGCAGCCGAAATTTCAAAACTAGGAGCGTATCTTGGTTTCGGCTTATTGACAGGTCTCGGAATTATCGCTTTTATTTTTGCACCGTATCTAATCGCATTTTTTGTTCCAAATGATCAGGCGGTTATCGAAGGCGGAACGGAGTTATTGAGAATTACTTGCCTCTCTTGGGGATTTCTCGGTCTGCAGCTTTGTTTAACAGGTGTTTTTCGTGCCGTTGGAAATACCAAACTTCCTATGATTCTGACTTTGGTTTCGCAATGGGTAATACAGTTTCCGCTGGCTTTTATTTTGTCACATAATACTTCTTTAGGTAAAATCGGAATTTGGTGGGCTTTCCCGATTGCTTCCGTTGTAACGGCTTTAATCACTGTTATTATATACGCAAAAGGCGATTGGAAGAAAGAAAGGCTTACCGGTAAAACGAATAAACTGATTGATAAAGTGGAAAGCGAAATAGTGAAGGAAGGGTTTGATATTTCGAAATAA
- a CDS encoding MarR family winged helix-turn-helix transcriptional regulator, producing the protein MEKKHADKESFSNFWKEEISDSFFFQIHRIKRAIFRRTNALMNESGITLQLEQLPLLMILHHKSLSQRELSDKTMRDKSSILRSISALEKKNLVEVVKDKIDKRKNIVSLTDEGISLAKSIRSLMKRAEEEVMSVFSPKERIEALNAVRFYADKLETL; encoded by the coding sequence ATGGAAAAAAAACATGCCGATAAAGAAAGTTTTTCAAATTTTTGGAAAGAAGAAATATCAGATAGCTTCTTCTTTCAGATTCATCGTATCAAACGTGCAATTTTCAGACGTACAAATGCGTTAATGAACGAATCCGGAATCACATTACAGCTAGAACAGTTGCCATTGCTGATGATTTTGCATCACAAAAGTCTTTCGCAAAGAGAATTGTCCGATAAAACAATGCGTGACAAATCGTCTATTTTAAGAAGTATATCAGCACTTGAAAAAAAGAATCTTGTTGAGGTGGTAAAAGATAAAATAGACAAACGTAAAAATATTGTAAGTCTTACAGATGAAGGAATTTCGTTAGCAAAAAGCATTCGCTCGCTGATGAAAAGGGCAGAAGAAGAAGTAATGTCCGTTTTTTCTCCAAAAGAAAGAATTGAAGCGTTGAATGCAGTAAGATTTTATGCAGACAAGCTAGAAACTCTTTAA